A window from Candidatus Abyssobacteria bacterium SURF_5 encodes these proteins:
- the speB gene encoding agmatinase, which translates to MAKKLDLPEEWFFHTHNYAGLPPNLSDIEESRIVILSAPYETSTTYRPGCRLGPAAIIEASANMELYDEECAVEPYAIGIATLSPLEPVDDPEEMVKRIESATTVLLEQEKLVVLLGGEHTVSVGTVRAMSRRHRDLSVLFLDAHADFRENYHGNRLNHGCVARRISEICRFTHAGTRSLSKEEAAALKENGIAPYWAQQFRAARSDGGRSRLIERIVEGLSQHVYLSIDADVFDPSIMPAVGTPEPGGLLWDEVLDLIKAVTKARTVVGLDFVELAPIAGLVHPEFMAARLLYRIFAHVKDNR; encoded by the coding sequence ATGGCAAAGAAACTCGATCTACCGGAAGAATGGTTTTTCCATACGCATAATTATGCGGGACTTCCGCCGAATCTGAGCGATATCGAGGAGAGCAGGATCGTGATCCTGTCTGCTCCCTATGAAACTTCCACCACCTACCGCCCCGGTTGCCGATTAGGTCCGGCCGCAATTATCGAGGCTTCGGCCAATATGGAACTTTACGATGAAGAATGCGCCGTAGAACCATATGCGATCGGCATCGCAACACTCAGCCCGCTGGAGCCGGTAGACGACCCTGAGGAAATGGTTAAGCGGATCGAGAGTGCGACCACGGTTTTACTGGAGCAAGAAAAGCTTGTTGTTCTGCTTGGAGGAGAACATACCGTCAGCGTCGGGACGGTCCGCGCAATGAGCCGCAGGCATAGAGACCTCAGTGTTCTTTTTCTTGATGCCCATGCCGATTTCAGGGAAAACTACCACGGAAACAGGTTGAACCATGGATGCGTCGCGCGGCGCATTTCTGAGATTTGCAGATTCACGCACGCCGGCACTCGAAGTCTGAGCAAAGAAGAAGCTGCGGCCTTGAAAGAAAACGGCATTGCCCCATACTGGGCTCAACAATTCCGCGCCGCGCGCTCCGACGGCGGCCGAAGCCGCCTGATTGAACGGATCGTTGAGGGTCTCTCGCAGCACGTATATCTGAGCATTGATGCGGACGTGTTCGACCCTTCAATTATGCCCGCGGTCGGCACTCCCGAGCCGGGGGGGCTTCTGTGGGACGAAGTGCTGGACTTAATTAAAGCAGTCACGAAGGCGCGAACCGTTGTCGGTCTGGACTTTGTGGAACTGGCGCCCATTGCGGGATTGGTCCACCCGGAGTTCATGGCAGCGCGGCTCCTGTATAGGATTTTTGCGCACGTCAAGGACAACAGATAA
- a CDS encoding type II secretion system F family protein: protein MPIFSYQATDKKGQEVTGMVEADSLALAINQVRSLGYFPTKVKEDAGKLARRQKVKTKGGFNLSIGGRVKKKQITLFTRQLATLIDAGLPLLRSLSILYDQQKPGKLKNILDDLVNDVQSGTTFSEALAKHPKVFDKLYVNMVRAGEVGGMLEIVLNRLAEFAERREALARKVKGAMVYPIMVLLVAGGIVTFLLIRVVPTFAEIFSDLGGALPAPTQFLVNTSEALKQSYLKILAIGGGIIVGLKLIFKIELVRAIRDRVVLKLPLFGQLTRKIGVARFSRTLGTLITSGVPILQSLSIVKETIANRVIANAVAEVHDSIREGETIAGPLEESKAFPPMAVNMIDVGEETGNLDSMLLKVADIYDAEVEVAIGGMLQMLEPTMMVVLGGIVGFIVISMYLPIFSMGDLI, encoded by the coding sequence ATGCCAATTTTCTCCTACCAAGCCACCGACAAAAAAGGCCAAGAAGTTACGGGAATGGTTGAAGCCGATAGTTTGGCGCTGGCTATCAACCAGGTCAGAAGTCTTGGATACTTCCCCACAAAAGTAAAAGAAGACGCCGGAAAACTTGCCCGCCGCCAAAAGGTGAAGACCAAAGGCGGTTTTAATTTATCTATTGGCGGCCGGGTCAAGAAGAAACAGATAACGCTGTTCACGCGGCAGTTGGCGACGCTCATCGATGCCGGCTTGCCGCTATTGCGCAGTCTCTCGATATTGTATGACCAGCAGAAACCGGGGAAACTGAAAAACATTCTGGACGATCTGGTGAACGACGTTCAAAGCGGCACCACCTTTTCGGAAGCGCTCGCGAAACATCCCAAGGTCTTCGACAAGTTGTATGTGAATATGGTGCGCGCGGGTGAAGTCGGCGGTATGTTGGAAATCGTTCTTAATCGTCTGGCTGAATTTGCGGAACGAAGAGAAGCTCTTGCGAGAAAAGTGAAAGGCGCGATGGTTTATCCTATCATGGTGCTCTTGGTTGCCGGCGGTATCGTGACCTTCCTGCTGATCCGGGTCGTCCCCACATTCGCGGAAATCTTCTCCGACCTCGGCGGTGCATTGCCGGCGCCGACGCAGTTTCTTGTAAACACGAGCGAGGCTTTGAAGCAGTCGTATCTGAAGATCCTAGCTATTGGCGGCGGCATTATCGTAGGATTGAAACTGATTTTCAAAATTGAGTTGGTACGCGCAATTCGGGACCGGGTGGTTCTCAAGTTGCCCTTGTTCGGACAGCTCACCCGAAAAATCGGCGTGGCCCGCTTCTCGAGGACGCTCGGCACGCTCATCACCAGCGGTGTTCCGATTCTTCAGTCGCTCAGTATTGTGAAGGAAACAATCGCAAATCGGGTGATTGCAAACGCGGTGGCCGAGGTGCATGACAGTATTCGTGAGGGGGAAACCATCGCCGGACCGCTGGAGGAGTCAAAGGCCTTTCCTCCGATGGCGGTCAACATGATCGACGTCGGCGAGGAAACCGGAAACCTCGACTCGATGTTGCTCAAGGTGGCCGATATTTATGATGCTGAAGTGGAAGTGGCTATCGGTGGTATGCTTCAGATGCTTGAGCCGACCATGATGGTTGTTCTTGGCGGCATTGTAGGTTTTATCGTGATCTCGATGTATCTGCCCATCTTCAGCATGGGCGATCTCATCTAG
- the hemW gene encoding radical SAM family heme chaperone HemW, which produces MAEAVYVHIPYCSSKCPYCDFASVPAAGSVDRYLEALGEEIRQRAKHVSTVRTLHIGGGTPTVLSAAQITRLFHSLRSSFHISTGAEITLEANPCTVEREKIDAFISAGGNRVSLGAQSFIDSELTTLGRLHGSEDIYRANEIIRGSGIKNLNFDLIFAIPDQTIQSWRHSLEEAVSLAPEHLSTYCLTVEPGTPFDSLVEAGTFRRKTAEEELELYQAAREILIRAGYEHYEISNFAKPGRRASHNLVYWSNGEYLGLGASAVSYLDGKRVVNVRDPVRYMEAVCRRGHAVEEAEYIPLRMQAIETMIQRLRLSERIDCSSFRTKFGVHPVELFGGSFEQMVTEGYIEYEDDTIRSTFDGWRLANEVAMRLLP; this is translated from the coding sequence ATGGCAGAAGCCGTATATGTACACATTCCTTACTGCAGTTCCAAATGTCCGTACTGCGATTTCGCGTCCGTGCCGGCCGCTGGTTCCGTCGATCGATACCTTGAGGCGCTTGGCGAGGAAATCCGGCAGAGGGCGAAGCACGTTTCAACAGTCAGAACACTCCATATAGGCGGCGGAACACCCACCGTCTTAAGCGCCGCTCAGATAACCCGCCTTTTTCATTCGTTGCGTTCTTCTTTCCATATTTCTACCGGCGCCGAAATCACGCTTGAAGCCAACCCGTGCACCGTAGAGCGGGAAAAAATAGATGCTTTTATCTCGGCTGGCGGCAACCGCGTAAGCCTTGGCGCCCAGAGCTTCATTGACAGCGAGCTGACGACACTCGGCAGACTGCACGGAAGCGAGGACATTTACCGGGCGAACGAAATCATCCGCGGCAGCGGCATCAAGAACCTCAATTTTGACCTGATTTTTGCGATCCCGGACCAAACGATACAAAGCTGGCGGCATTCGCTTGAAGAAGCCGTTTCGCTCGCGCCGGAGCATCTTTCCACCTACTGCCTGACTGTTGAGCCGGGGACTCCCTTCGATTCCCTCGTGGAAGCGGGGACATTTCGAAGGAAAACGGCGGAAGAGGAACTCGAACTGTATCAGGCGGCGCGGGAAATTCTTATTCGAGCGGGATACGAGCATTACGAGATCTCGAACTTCGCCAAGCCGGGCAGACGCGCGAGCCATAATCTTGTCTATTGGTCGAACGGAGAATATCTGGGCCTGGGTGCAAGCGCCGTCTCATATCTCGACGGAAAACGGGTGGTAAACGTCCGTGACCCCGTCCGCTACATGGAAGCGGTGTGCCGGAGAGGACATGCCGTGGAGGAGGCAGAATATATTCCGCTTCGGATGCAGGCTATCGAGACCATGATCCAGCGGCTGCGATTGAGCGAGAGGATCGATTGCTCTTCTTTCAGGACGAAGTTTGGAGTCCACCCGGTCGAGCTATTCGGAGGTTCGTTCGAGCAAATGGTCACAGAAGGATACATCGAGTACGAGGATGACACGATCCGTTCCACATTTGACGGGTGGCGGCTCGCGAACGAGGTTGCGATGCGGCTCCTGCCATAG
- a CDS encoding epoxyqueuosine reductase: protein MLESLKNILYEHKMDVVGVANSGDWASPRVECRPDEILKDCARIIVFGKEIPRPVYVTQRHSLELYGHFSQNYYQTMDAAAMEVALLLTREGFASVPLGSYLPLLMRNGKYWGMVSLKHAAERAGVGSIGKNTLLINERFGNRLRLGGVLTTAPLPADKPLQHSLCIGACRTCVEVCPVGALDGRGGINQYKCLRKSTRHPLLSTAFLSQWFSASLPLNRNFELVTGTLGARYSYSCCECLVNCPHFDAVPAKPNLNGAG from the coding sequence ATGCTCGAAAGTTTAAAGAATATTCTGTATGAGCACAAAATGGACGTGGTTGGCGTGGCTAATTCAGGCGACTGGGCCAGCCCGCGCGTTGAATGCAGGCCCGACGAAATCCTGAAAGACTGCGCTCGCATAATCGTTTTCGGAAAAGAGATTCCACGGCCGGTTTACGTCACCCAGCGGCATTCGCTTGAATTGTACGGACATTTTTCACAAAACTACTATCAAACAATGGATGCCGCCGCAATGGAGGTTGCTCTTTTGCTGACGCGGGAGGGATTCGCCTCGGTCCCTTTGGGGTCTTATCTGCCTCTCTTGATGCGCAACGGCAAGTACTGGGGAATGGTTTCCCTCAAGCATGCCGCCGAGAGGGCGGGCGTGGGCAGTATCGGAAAAAACACACTGTTGATCAATGAACGCTTTGGCAACAGGTTGCGTTTGGGAGGAGTATTGACGACGGCTCCCCTGCCCGCGGACAAACCGCTCCAGCACTCGCTTTGCATCGGCGCTTGCCGGACCTGTGTGGAGGTTTGCCCCGTCGGCGCTCTGGACGGGCGGGGAGGGATCAACCAGTACAAATGCCTTCGGAAAAGCACAAGGCATCCCCTCCTTTCTACCGCATTCCTGTCACAATGGTTCAGCGCATCGCTCCCCCTGAACAGGAACTTCGAGTTGGTTACCGGCACCCTTGGCGCGCGTTACTCATACAGTTGCTGCGAGTGCCTTGTTAACTGCCCCCATTTTGACGCGGTTCCCGCGAAGCCCAACCTGAACGGCGCCGGCTAA
- a CDS encoding elongation factor 4: protein MNNLRSKTRNFCIIAHIDHGKSTLADRILEYTHAIPERELREQTLDSMDIERERGITIKAAAIRVNYTAADGNNYLLNLIDTPGHVDFSYEVARSLGACEGALLLIDASQGVQAQTLANAYLASDRNLVIIPVINKIDLPNARIEEVRQQISDIIGLDPQDSILASAKNGIGVPEILEAIVRRIPPPGGDDAAPLRAVLFDSIYNSFRGAIGYIRVVDGCIKPGQEITAMSSDRSYEVEEVGIFKLEEVPVDKLNAGDVGYVIANMKSIRDIKIGDTLTDASNPAREPLPGVKPVKPMVFCGMYPTEPGGFDTLRSSLEKLSLNDSSFYFEPETSQALGFGFRCGFLGLLHMEIIQERLEREFDLALVTTAPSVVFRVHTTDGGFFDIDNPARLPELSRVAYLEEPYIHATILSPPEYIGTICQLCSSRRGEHIRTHYLGPQKVLVNYDLPLSEVVLDFYDRLKSATRGYASFDYEVSGFRQSDLVKLDVLLNGNPVDALSCIVHKEKAYLRGKQLAEKLRKVIPRQLFEVAIQAAIGNRVIARETIKALRKNVTAKCYGGDITRKRKLLQRQKEGKKRMKQVGNVELPQEAFMAVFEVE, encoded by the coding sequence ATGAACAACTTAAGAAGTAAAACAAGAAATTTCTGTATTATCGCGCATATCGATCATGGCAAATCGACCCTGGCCGATCGGATACTTGAATATACACACGCTATTCCCGAGCGTGAGCTACGCGAACAAACGCTCGATAGCATGGACATTGAGCGGGAGCGCGGAATCACGATCAAGGCAGCTGCCATCAGAGTCAATTACACGGCCGCAGACGGAAACAACTATCTTCTGAATCTTATCGATACCCCCGGCCATGTCGATTTTTCCTATGAAGTTGCGCGGAGCCTGGGAGCCTGTGAGGGGGCGCTTCTCCTGATAGACGCATCACAGGGAGTACAGGCACAGACGCTGGCGAACGCTTACCTGGCCTCGGATCGAAACCTGGTGATCATACCGGTCATCAACAAGATCGACCTGCCAAACGCGCGAATCGAAGAAGTGAGGCAACAGATTTCTGACATTATTGGGCTCGACCCGCAGGATTCAATATTGGCGAGCGCAAAAAACGGCATCGGTGTCCCTGAAATACTGGAGGCAATCGTAAGGAGGATTCCGCCCCCCGGCGGCGACGACGCCGCTCCTTTGAGGGCGGTGCTTTTCGATTCCATCTATAATTCATTCCGGGGGGCGATCGGATACATTCGCGTCGTCGACGGCTGCATCAAGCCGGGGCAGGAAATCACTGCAATGTCATCGGACCGCTCGTATGAGGTTGAGGAAGTCGGCATTTTCAAACTTGAAGAGGTTCCGGTCGACAAACTGAATGCGGGTGATGTCGGATATGTCATTGCCAACATGAAAAGCATCCGCGACATCAAAATAGGTGACACCCTGACGGATGCGTCGAATCCGGCTCGGGAACCGTTGCCAGGTGTCAAGCCGGTCAAGCCGATGGTTTTTTGCGGCATGTATCCGACTGAACCCGGTGGATTCGACACGTTGCGGTCTTCGCTGGAAAAGCTGAGTCTGAACGACAGCTCGTTCTATTTCGAGCCGGAGACCTCCCAGGCGCTCGGCTTCGGTTTCCGGTGCGGATTTCTGGGGCTGCTCCACATGGAGATCATTCAGGAGCGCCTGGAGCGCGAGTTTGATCTTGCCCTTGTCACCACGGCTCCCTCAGTTGTTTTCCGCGTCCACACGACCGACGGCGGGTTTTTCGACATTGATAATCCCGCACGGTTGCCGGAGCTTTCGCGGGTGGCGTATCTCGAGGAACCGTACATTCACGCCACTATCCTGTCTCCACCCGAGTACATCGGCACCATCTGCCAGCTCTGCTCCTCTCGAAGGGGAGAACATATTCGGACACATTATCTGGGACCGCAAAAGGTGTTGGTCAACTATGACCTCCCGCTCAGCGAAGTGGTCCTCGATTTCTATGACCGCTTGAAATCCGCCACACGCGGTTACGCCTCGTTTGATTACGAAGTCAGCGGGTTTCGTCAATCGGACCTGGTGAAGCTTGACGTGCTGCTTAACGGAAACCCGGTGGACGCTTTGTCCTGTATCGTGCACAAGGAAAAAGCATACCTGAGGGGAAAACAACTCGCGGAAAAGCTGCGAAAGGTGATCCCCCGGCAGTTGTTTGAAGTCGCCATTCAGGCCGCAATCGGCAACCGCGTGATCGCGCGCGAAACCATCAAAGCGCTTCGCAAGAACGTTACCGCAAAGTGCTACGGGGGCGACATCACCAGGAAACGAAAACTCTTGCAGCGTCAGAAGGAAGGCAAGAAGCGGATGAAACAGGTGGGTAACGTTGAACTGCCGCAAGAGGCCTTCATGGCGGTTTTTGAAGTTGAATGA
- a CDS encoding arginine decarboxylase, pyruvoyl-dependent: MELVPKKVFLTKGHGTHKEELRSFELALRDANIEICNLVSVSSILPPGCKIISRREGVKSLKPGMLTYCVMARCASNEPRRLIAASVGCAVPQDRSMYGYLSEHHGYGQTDTVAGDYAEDLAAAMLASTLGIEFDEDVSWDQKKEVFRISNKIVRTTNITQSAVIKGHEYTTVLAAAVFLF; the protein is encoded by the coding sequence ATGGAACTTGTTCCGAAAAAAGTATTCCTTACAAAAGGCCACGGCACACACAAAGAAGAGCTGCGTTCTTTTGAGCTTGCCTTGAGAGACGCAAACATCGAAATCTGCAACCTCGTGTCGGTCTCGAGCATTCTTCCGCCCGGCTGCAAGATTATCAGCCGCCGTGAAGGTGTGAAATCGTTGAAACCGGGTATGCTTACTTATTGTGTGATGGCCAGATGTGCGAGCAACGAACCGCGCCGGCTGATTGCCGCTTCAGTGGGCTGTGCCGTCCCTCAAGACCGCTCCATGTACGGATACTTGAGCGAGCATCATGGATACGGTCAGACCGACACAGTAGCGGGGGACTATGCCGAGGACTTGGCCGCCGCCATGCTTGCCTCCACCCTCGGAATCGAGTTCGACGAAGATGTGAGTTGGGACCAGAAAAAAGAAGTATTCAGAATCAGTAATAAAATAGTGAGAACCACAAATATCACTCAATCGGCGGTCATTAAGGGACACGAGTATACCACTGTCCTTGCCGCAGCAGTGTTCCTGTTTTAG
- a CDS encoding phosphoglycerate dehydrogenase: protein MFKVLVAEKLSPAGIEVFVRAKEIDVTVEKSLNPEQLKDALREFDALVVRSSTKVTADILTQADKLKVIGRAGIGVDNIDVPAATRRGIVVMNTPLENAIAAAEHAISLMMALARRIAQADASMKAGRWEKSKFVGTEIFNKTLGIIGVGTIGSIVAERASGLKMKVIAYDPYIPPQTASRRAIPLVPLDELLKDSDFVTLHVPLIEETRNLIDARALNKMRTHAMIINCARGGIVNEKDLYDALSSGRIGGAALDVFEHEPPTDHRLCKLSNVICTPHLGASTIEAQENVAVAIAEQVADYLLRGNIRNAVNVPSVSPEILPVIGPFLSLGEKLGSFLAQICDFPIEEVMIEYQGEVVEHGVSPITSSVLKGIFSPILGNRINIISAPAIARERGVSVRETTSRTAEDFVSLIGIRIRSGDKHHYAAGATFGKKEIRIVRVNDFQIEAVPEGSILFIFNYDRPGVIGNIGTVLARHHINIATMFLGRDAVGGKAISLWRVDSPTTKAIVEELANLPNIISVKPIEL, encoded by the coding sequence ATGTTCAAGGTGCTCGTGGCAGAGAAGTTATCACCTGCGGGTATAGAGGTCTTTGTTCGCGCAAAGGAAATTGACGTCACGGTCGAGAAAAGCTTGAATCCCGAACAACTGAAGGACGCACTTCGGGAATTCGACGCTTTGGTTGTCAGGAGCTCAACAAAGGTGACGGCCGACATTTTGACTCAGGCCGACAAATTGAAAGTTATCGGCAGAGCGGGCATTGGGGTTGATAACATTGATGTTCCCGCAGCAACTCGTCGCGGCATCGTCGTAATGAACACTCCTCTCGAAAATGCCATTGCGGCGGCTGAACATGCAATTTCGCTCATGATGGCGCTGGCCCGCAGAATCGCTCAGGCCGATGCCTCAATGAAGGCCGGGCGGTGGGAAAAAAGCAAATTCGTCGGGACCGAGATCTTCAACAAAACCCTGGGAATCATCGGGGTCGGCACCATCGGCAGTATCGTGGCGGAGCGGGCGTCCGGCCTGAAGATGAAGGTCATCGCGTACGACCCATACATCCCGCCTCAGACGGCGTCGCGAAGAGCGATTCCACTCGTGCCCCTGGATGAATTACTGAAAGATTCAGATTTCGTCACTCTTCACGTGCCGCTCATCGAGGAGACGCGGAATCTGATCGATGCGCGCGCCCTTAACAAAATGAGAACTCACGCCATGATCATCAACTGCGCCCGCGGCGGCATCGTCAATGAAAAGGATCTTTACGACGCCCTTTCGTCGGGGCGCATAGGGGGGGCCGCGTTGGACGTGTTCGAGCATGAGCCACCGACCGACCACCGACTGTGCAAGCTCTCGAACGTTATCTGCACGCCGCACTTGGGCGCCAGCACGATTGAGGCACAGGAGAACGTGGCGGTTGCCATCGCGGAGCAGGTGGCGGATTACCTGTTAAGGGGAAACATCCGCAACGCAGTCAATGTCCCGTCGGTGAGTCCCGAGATACTTCCTGTTATCGGGCCATTTCTCAGTCTGGGAGAGAAGTTGGGCAGTTTTCTTGCCCAGATCTGCGATTTTCCCATTGAAGAAGTGATGATCGAATACCAAGGAGAAGTTGTCGAGCATGGTGTCTCCCCTATCACTTCGAGCGTATTGAAAGGAATTTTCAGCCCGATCCTCGGCAACCGCATCAATATCATCAGTGCGCCTGCGATCGCGCGGGAGCGCGGGGTGAGCGTCCGGGAAACCACCAGCAGGACGGCCGAAGACTTCGTCAGCCTCATCGGCATCAGGATTCGATCGGGAGACAAACATCATTATGCGGCCGGCGCAACATTCGGCAAAAAGGAAATTCGAATTGTGCGGGTTAACGACTTTCAGATTGAGGCCGTTCCCGAGGGAAGCATACTGTTTATCTTTAACTACGACCGCCCCGGCGTTATCGGGAACATCGGCACCGTTCTCGCACGGCATCATATCAATATAGCGACCATGTTTCTCGGCCGGGATGCTGTCGGCGGAAAAGCCATTTCGTTATGGCGTGTTGATTCCCCGACGACCAAAGCTATCGTGGAGGAATTGGCAAACCTCCCGAACATTATCTCGGTCAAACCAATTGAGTTATAG
- the lepB gene encoding signal peptidase I, producing MSKAVSDVKEKVEAENQRESLLWEWTKTIIYAVVLALFIRTFFLQTFKIPTGSMEPTLRGAMNYGHGDKIIVLKFIYGLRIPFSDERILPLSDPKRGDVVVFETKGIEGLDQRKDFIKRIVAVGGDHVQIVSDDPNWNPAFDSLIEGGGHIYINGERLEEPASVADRVYFPAGAFGEGGVTVPPDSYFMLGDNSLNSRDSRYWGFVPRENILGKAVAIYWPPKRLGLID from the coding sequence ATGTCAAAGGCTGTCTCTGATGTGAAAGAGAAGGTCGAGGCGGAAAACCAGCGCGAGTCTCTCCTGTGGGAATGGACGAAGACCATCATCTACGCCGTTGTCCTGGCCCTCTTTATCAGGACTTTCTTCCTGCAGACGTTCAAGATTCCGACCGGAAGTATGGAGCCGACCCTGCGTGGGGCAATGAACTACGGACATGGAGACAAAATCATCGTGCTCAAATTTATCTACGGTCTCCGAATTCCCTTTAGCGACGAACGAATTCTGCCCTTGTCCGATCCCAAACGCGGAGACGTTGTCGTGTTCGAGACCAAAGGAATTGAGGGGTTGGACCAGCGAAAGGATTTCATAAAGCGCATCGTCGCGGTCGGCGGAGATCATGTGCAGATTGTATCGGACGATCCCAATTGGAACCCGGCATTCGATTCGCTTATCGAAGGAGGCGGCCACATCTACATCAACGGCGAGCGGCTTGAAGAGCCGGCATCCGTCGCCGACAGGGTCTATTTCCCCGCCGGTGCGTTCGGCGAAGGGGGAGTAACGGTGCCGCCTGATTCCTATTTTATGCTCGGCGACAATTCCTTGAACAGCCGCGACAGCCGGTATTGGGGTTTCGTGCCGCGCGAGAACATTCTGGGGAAGGCTGTTGCCATCTACTGGCCGCCCAAACGGCTCGGACTCATTGATTGA
- a CDS encoding endonuclease III, whose protein sequence is MPLAPALKEKKRICRTIERLLRKNIGQPRRYPHKDPLDVLIQTILSQNTSDKNSHRAFLTLKRRFKTWESARKAGAAVIEDAIRIGGLAHTKAARIQDILSTIHSEWGEISLRFLCGMNTEKAAALLGAFHGVGLKTINCVLLFGCGQDVFPVDTHILRVSKRLGLIGEAESSGRAHREWAQMAPRGRCYSLHINLIEHGRRVCRARNPRCPSCCLADLCAYYQRKAVTNASLTPSVQQN, encoded by the coding sequence ATGCCGTTAGCCCCTGCCCTGAAGGAAAAAAAGCGGATTTGCCGGACTATTGAGCGGCTTCTGCGGAAGAACATCGGGCAGCCTCGTCGATATCCGCATAAAGATCCACTGGACGTCCTGATTCAAACGATTCTCTCACAAAACACGAGTGACAAGAACAGTCATCGAGCCTTTCTGACCTTGAAACGTCGCTTCAAAACGTGGGAGTCCGCAAGAAAAGCTGGCGCGGCTGTAATCGAAGATGCCATTCGCATCGGCGGACTGGCGCACACAAAAGCGGCTCGAATCCAGGATATTCTCTCTACTATTCACAGCGAGTGGGGCGAAATATCTCTTCGATTTCTCTGCGGGATGAATACTGAGAAAGCTGCGGCACTGCTGGGAGCATTCCACGGAGTCGGACTGAAAACAATTAATTGCGTGCTTCTTTTTGGATGCGGGCAGGACGTATTTCCTGTGGACACTCACATTCTTCGTGTCTCAAAGCGGCTCGGACTGATCGGGGAAGCCGAATCTTCCGGCCGCGCTCACCGCGAATGGGCGCAGATGGCACCGCGCGGTCGGTGCTATTCACTTCATATCAATCTTATCGAACACGGGCGCAGAGTCTGCCGGGCCCGCAACCCGCGCTGCCCTTCCTGCTGCCTTGCCGATCTGTGCGCTTATTATCAACGAAAAGCCGTCACGAACGCTTCCCTCACACCGTCCGTCCAACAAAA